One region of Oncorhynchus nerka isolate Pitt River linkage group LG22, Oner_Uvic_2.0, whole genome shotgun sequence genomic DNA includes:
- the LOC115105593 gene encoding glucose-6-phosphate exchanger SLC37A4-like, giving the protein MGATGYGYYRMVIFFSMFTGYSLYYFNRKTFSFVMPSVMEEIKLDKDDLGLITSSQTMAYAISKFISGVLSDQISARWLFSIGLLVVGGINVIFSWSSTVTVFSALWFVNGLGQGLGWPPCGKVLRKWFEPSQFGTWWAVLSCSMNLAGGLGPLLAMVLLQYYDWRTILSMSGIICASFSVICLVFIKNEPKDVGLPSIEASAKKGVANCDSTLSEFLLSPYLWVLSLGYLVVFGVKTACTDWGQLYLIQDKGQTVLIGSSYMSALEVGGLVGSLAAGFLSDRAVARQGLGTHGNPRHVLLLSMMAGMFLSLYLFRVTITAEALKEAPVWVVALHPLSVLIGLSEKEIWILSLGAMFGFSSYGPIALFGVIANESAPANYCGSSHAIVALMANVGAFFAGLPFSTIAKYYSWDMAFWVAEVTIAVTTVIFFLFRNIRTKMGHIPQKMD; this is encoded by the exons ATGGGGGCCACTGGTTATGGATACTATCGTATGGTTATCTTCTTCTCCATGTTTACTGGCTACTCCCTGTACTACTTCAACAGGAAGACCTTCTCTTTTGTCATGCCCTCTGTGATGGAGGAGATTAAACTGGACAAGGATGACTTGG GCCTGATCACCAGTAGTCAGACCATGGCCTATGCCATCAGTAAGTTCATCAGTGGTGTATTGTCCGACCAGATCAGCGCTCGCTGGCTCTTCTCCATTGGCCTCTTGGTGGTGGGGGGCATCAACGTGATCTTCTCATGGTCTTCCACTGTGACTGTGTTTTCTGCTCTGTGGTTTGTCAACGGTCTGGGCCAGGGCTTAGGCTGGCCACCATGTGGGAAGGTGCTGCGCAAG TGGTTTGAGCCGTCTCAGTTTGGGACATGGTGGGCAGTGCTGTCCTGCAGCATGAACCTGGCCGGTGGATTGGGTCCTCTCCTGGCTATGGTATTGCTTCAGTACTACGACTGGAGGACTATCCTGTCCATGTCAGGCATCATCTGTGCATCCTTTTCTGTCATCTGCCTGGTGTTTATAAAGAACGAACCCAAAGACGTGGGCCTGCCCAGCATTGAGGCCTCAGCCAAGAAAGGAG TAGCCAACTGTGACAGTACTCTGAGTGAGTTCCTGCTGTCTCCATACCTGTGGGTGCTGTCCCTAGGCTACTTGGTAGTGTTCGGGGTGAAGACAGCATGCACTGACTGGGGCCAGCTCTATCTCATACAGGATAAGGGCCAGACTGTCCTCATAg GCAGTTCCTACATGAGTGCCTTGGAGGTTGGAGGTCTGGTGGGCAGCCTCGCAGCTGGCTTCCTGTCTGACAGGGCTGTTGCTAGG CAAGGTTTGGGTACCCATGGTAACCCTCGCCATGTCCTCCTGCTCTCCATGATGGCTGGCATGTTTTTGTCCCTATACCTGTTCCGTGTCACTATCACAGCTGAGGCCCTAAAG GAAGCTCCCGTCTGGGTAGTGGcccttcatcctctctctgtccttattgGCCTGTCAGAGAAAGAG ATCTGGATACTTTCCCTGGGTGCTATGTTTGGATTCTCCTCTTATGGACCCATCGCATTGTTTGGTGTGATAGCCAATGAAAGTGCTCCAGCAAACTATTGTGGGTCCTCCCATGCCATCGTAGCTCTCATGGCCAATG TTGGGGCTTTCTTTGCGGGACTCCCCTTCAGCACCATCGCTAAATACTACAGCTGGGACATGGCCTTCTGGGTAGCTGAAGTGACCATTGCCGTGACGACAGTCATCTTCTTTCTGTTCCGTAACATTCGCACCAAAATGGGCCACATCCCCCAGAAAATGGATTGA